A stretch of the Zeugodacus cucurbitae isolate PBARC_wt_2022May chromosome 6, idZeuCucr1.2, whole genome shotgun sequence genome encodes the following:
- the LOC105221216 gene encoding uncharacterized protein LOC105221216, translating into MDYRLLLKIFCISLIAVDTSAQTPNDYGEEPPEGYYAFVESPNSVPPKVRPPPYTHVSVDCKNVGGNKKAAVSVNNICGDLNKGQIPQNPMRQNVLGEPYPFELIRNQTLKFLSKTLPVLKADDTLPKVTQIIRDEPVDPVENNNIDRHYNARAKRATPPQPQSQPRNEGHEFSYFDPALDEEQRANSRAAEERKPRKFCDGGGVFCTLYRAIQGDTSAAPQATAERREEIGPIRYEGPPTPCPAKVEYATPVFAKNYQGFWRYVVQIPYEGYFTQTVEVTRCIQARCHYLDGGCLSSPRWVSLLVAEIFYPNAEEAVPTTSTTTQAPSVQDFQAYQQYLQKRAGVATASDGTSPSSANVPEYNQHCDGHDEIGCFQVRLYYDWFLIPGSCKCWRPDYFAKYVRRKSVADL; encoded by the exons ATGGATTATCGTTTACTGCTG AAAATTTTCTGCATCTCGCTAATCGCCGTTGACACTTCAGCGCAAACACCAAACGACTATGGCGAGGAACCGCCCGAGGGATACTATGCCTTTGTTGAATCGCCGAATTCTGTACCGCCAAAAGTGCGTCCACCGCCCTACACGCACGTCAGTGTGGACTGCAAGAATGTAGGTGGCAATAAAAAGGCAGCTGTTTCGGTTAACAACATTTGCGGTGATCTCAACAAAGGACAAATTCCACAAAATCCAATGAGACAGAATGTACTCGGCGAACCGTATCCATT TGAATTGATACGTAATCAGACGCTGAAGTTTTTATCAAAAACGCTGCCGGTGCTTAAGGCCGACGACACTTTGCCCAAGGTGACGCAAATTATACGCGACGAACCAGTCGATCCGGTGGAGAACAACAATATCGATCGTCATTATAATGCCCGTGCGAAACGCGCCACGCCCCCGCAGCCACAAAGCCAACCACGAAATGAGGGTCACGAATTCAGTTATTTCGATCCAGCTTTGGACGAAGAACAGCGTGCAAACAGTCGTGCAGCCGAGGAACGAAAACCACGCAAGTTTTGCGATGGCGGTGGAGT ATTTTGTACTTTATACCGCGCCATCCAAGGCGATACCTCGGCCGCACCACAAGCAACAGCAGAACGTCGTGAAGAAATTGGTCCCATACGTTATGAGGGTCCACCCACACCCTGTCCGGCCAAGGTTGAGTACGCTACACCGGTGTTTGCGAAAAACTATCAGGGCTTCTGGCGTTACGTGGTGCAAATACCGTACGAGGGCTATTTCACGCAAACCGTCGAAGTAACACGCTGCATACAAGCACGCTGCCATTACTTGGACGGCGGTTGTCTGTCCTCACCGCGTTGGGTGAGCCTACTGGTCGCTGAAATTTTCTACCCGAATGCAGAGGAGGCTGTGCCGACGACTTCAACGACCACGCAAGCACCATCCGTACAAGACTTCCAGGCTTACCAGCAATATCTGCAGAAACGAGCTGGTGTAGCCACCGCCTCCGATGGCACCAGTCCTAGCAGCGCCAATGTGCCCGAATACAATCAACATTGTGACGGTCACGATGAAATCGGTTGCTTCCAAGTGCGTCTGTACTACGATTGGTTCCTGATTCCCGGTTCCTGTAAGTGCTGGCGTCCCGACTACTTTGCCAAGTATGTGCGCAGAAAGTCTGTAGCAGATTTGTAA
- the LOC105221215 gene encoding odorant receptor 49b, with protein sequence MFDDLQLIHMSVRILRFWSLIYEHTWRRYVCLSMTTFLVFTQLYYMFRTSEGIVSIIRNSYMLVLWFNTILRAYLLLYDREKYEKLLSDLEKFNFDLKQSKDFYIQDLLAEVNKTGKYMAQGNLFLGLLTCFGFGFYPFFVNERVLPFGSMIPGVDEYKSPFYEFWYFYQMIITPMGCCMYIPYTSLIVGCIMFGIVMCKALQFRLKTLHRVRHDEPLIRKHVRECIRYQLCIIDYIARVNSLTTYIFLLEFLAFGTLLCALLFLLIIVDSSAQAIIVCAYIAMIFAQILSLYWYANELREQNLAIAAAAYDTEWFTFPIPVQKYILLMILRAQKPPAIMVGNTQPITLELFQSLLNASYTYFTLLKRVYT encoded by the exons ATGTTCGATGATCTTCAACTGATCCATATGAGTGTGCGAATCTTACGTTTCTGGTCACTGATCTATGAGCACACCTGGCGACGTTATGTTTGTCTGTCGATGACGACGTTTTTGGTTTTCACACAGCTCTACTATATGTTCCGCACCAGTGAAGGCATCGTCTCCATAATAAGGAATTCTTACATGTTGGTTTTATGGTTCAACACCATACTTCGGGCTTACCTTTTGCTGTACGATCGCGAAAAGTACGAAAAGTTGCTGAGCGATTTGGAGAAGTTTAACTTTGACTTGAAG CAATCAAAGGATTTTTATATACAAGACCTGCTGGCAGAAGTCAACAAGACCGGAAAATACATGGCACAAGGCAATCTCTTTCTGGGGCTGCTCACTTGCTTTGGTTTTGGTTTCTATCCGTTCTTTGTCAACGAAAGAG ttttgccCTTCGGCAGCATGATTCCGGGCGTGGACGAATACAAAAGTCCATTCTACGAGTTCTGGTATTTCTATCAAATGATAATTACGCCCATGGGCTGTTGCATGTACATTCCCTACACAAGTTTGATCGTCGGTTGTATCATGTTCGGCATTGTGATGTGCAAGGCCTTACAGTTTCGGCTGAAGACGTTGCACCGCGTGAGGCACGATGAACCGCTCATTCGCAAGCATGTTAGAGAGTGCATACGCTATCAACTGTGCATTATAGA TTACATCGCACGCGTAAACTCATTGACGACTTATATCTTCCTCTTGGAATTCCTCGCCTTCGGCACACTGTTGTGTGCTCTCCTATTCCTGCTAATCATT GTCGACTCCTCAGCGCAGGCGATTATAGTTTGCGCCTACATTGCCATGATATTTGCACAGATACTGTCACTGTATTGGTATGCGAACGAACTGCGCGAGCAG AATCTTGCAATCGCTGCTGCGGCCTACGACACAGAATGGTTCACCTTTCCGATACCAGTGCAAAAGTATATTCTCTTGATGATCTTGCGCGCTCAAAAGCCACCAGCG ATAATGGTTGGCAATACTCAGCCTATTACTTTGGAGCTTTTCCAGTCCCTACTCAACGCCTCCTATACTTACTTCACTTTGCTGAAACGTGTTTATACTTAA